The proteins below are encoded in one region of Triticum aestivum cultivar Chinese Spring chromosome 1B, IWGSC CS RefSeq v2.1, whole genome shotgun sequence:
- the LOC123088464 gene encoding heavy metal-associated isoprenylated plant protein 35 produces MLFSHALSQDQTLPLCSVLPPFCSPYPLVPPFFTPLLTCTNTNKHSHFPVTSLHSPHSTAMASAEEGAQPLMYQTVALKVSIHCEGCKKKVKKVLQTIEGVYKTDIDTQQHKVVVVGNVSVDALVKKLIKTGKHAEPWPEPLPPPSDANPPASGGGGDGGGGGKKKKKKKNKNKTAEPAAPGAPTAEGAGGSVPPKNHDHTGTCDEASGHEQPHQVEGGGGGGGDPPKNPGAGDPHDGRAGMVAPFAMTPQGMQPMAPSANASGGGGGGKKKKKGKGGNNGNANANGGDGATAQMSPHDAPANPAIGNAGQNAPAVVDAGAYPPATAMSYPGYYGSGAGAGHMPPPYAMSYSTSHPHRSSAYYHPMAGAAYTGGAGYYYSTAPVSAAPGSYYMFSEENANACSVM; encoded by the exons ATGCTATTTAGCCATGCCCTTTCCCAGGACCAAACTCTGCCACTTTGTTCGGTTCTGCCCCCCTTTTGCTCGCCTTACCCCTTGGTTCCACCCTTCTTCACTCCCCTCCTCACTTGCACCAACACTAATAAGCACTCTCACTTCCCTGTGACCTCTCTCCATTCTCCTCACTCCACAGCCATGGCGTCTGCTGAAGAAGGCGCACAGCCGCTCATGTATCAG ACTGTGGCTCTGAAGGTCAGCATCCACTGTGAGGGCTgcaagaagaaggtcaagaaggtGCTACAGACCATAGAAG GTGTGTACAAGACGGACATAGACACCCAGCAGCACAAGGTAGTGGTCGTTGGCAATGTCTCCGTCGACGCGCTCGTCAAGAAGCTCATCAAGACCGGCAAGCACGCCGAGCCGTGGCCGGagccccttcctcccccctctgaCGCTAACCCGCCTGCCAGCGGAGGCGGCGGtgatggtggcggtggcggcaagaagaagaagaaaaagaagaacaaaaacaaGACCGCCGAGCCGGCGGCGCCGGGTGCCCCGACGGCGGAAGGCGCTGGAGGCTCTGTTCCCCCGAAGAATCACGACCACACGGGCACGTGCGATGAGGCGTCCGGCCACGAGCAGCCTCATCAGGTtgaaggcggcggtggtggaggcggcgacCCACCGAAGAACCCGGGTGCCGGAGATCCGCACGACGGACGGGCCGGCATGGTCGCCCCTTTCGCCATGACGCCGCAAGGCATGCAGCCTATGGCACCCAGCGCCAATGCctccggtggcggcggtggcggcaagaagaaaaagaagggcaAGGGAGGCAATAACGGCAATGCCAATGCCAACGGCGGAGACGGTGCAACAGCGCAGATGAGCCCACACGACGCGCCCGCGAATCCCGCCATAGGAAACGCCGGTCAGAACGCCCCCGCCGTCGTCGACGCCGGGGCCTACCCGCCCGCCACCGCGATGAGCTACCCGGGCTACTACGGCAGCGGCGCCGGTGCAGGGCACATGCCGCCACCGTACGCCATGAGCTACAGCACCTCGCACCCGCACCGGAGCAGCGCGTACTACCACCCCATGGCCGGCGCGGCCTACACGGGCGGCGCGGGGTACTACTACTCAACGGCACCGGTGTCGGCGGCGCCGGGGTCGTATTACATGTTCAGCGAGGAGAATGCCAACGCATGCAGCGTTATGTGA